A genomic segment from Nocardia cyriacigeorgica GUH-2 encodes:
- a CDS encoding glycosyltransferase 87 family protein, which yields MTQSLRTLPTRWSRIVPWVIPVLLSIAVAFWLSDQISRGFIDLEVYRIGIDTLRDGGDLYGDLPETSFGIGLPFIYPPFAALALSPFALLPWNVAVISYFTVSVAALALTLFLVARRMWPQQRGLSWWAAATALPLTLLLEPTVSTLDFGQVNLILMGLVAADCLPEKTKWPRGVLVGLAAAIKLTPAAFVLYFLVRRDYKAAITAAATGATVTALAFAVLPRESFEYWFGGGNMSGLSGSVFHTNQSIQGVLARFGISGIAFTALWLVLAALALAVVYAIMRKVADIAPLALFANALLAVLVSPISWSHHWVWVAPGMLILVGYAGMLPRRVSIACYLVAAAAAWVFYIAPHERVPQGDDRELGWSIGQHLVGDAYVWAALLLLGWIALASRARGATPEPEAVAEADEVVVAPTLR from the coding sequence ATGACACAGAGTCTGCGCACGTTGCCCACCCGCTGGTCCCGGATAGTGCCGTGGGTCATCCCGGTGCTGCTGTCGATCGCCGTCGCTTTCTGGCTGTCGGACCAGATCTCCCGTGGCTTCATCGACCTCGAGGTGTACCGGATCGGGATCGACACCCTGCGCGACGGCGGCGATCTGTACGGCGACCTGCCGGAAACCTCGTTCGGCATCGGCCTGCCGTTCATCTATCCGCCATTCGCGGCGCTGGCGCTGTCGCCGTTCGCGCTGCTGCCCTGGAATGTGGCCGTGATCAGCTACTTCACGGTGTCGGTTGCCGCGCTCGCGCTGACGCTGTTCCTGGTGGCCCGGCGGATGTGGCCGCAGCAGCGTGGTCTGAGCTGGTGGGCGGCCGCGACCGCGCTGCCGCTGACGCTGCTGCTCGAGCCGACCGTCTCCACGCTGGACTTCGGCCAGGTGAACCTGATCCTGATGGGCCTGGTCGCCGCCGACTGCCTGCCGGAGAAGACCAAATGGCCGCGCGGCGTGCTCGTCGGTCTCGCCGCGGCGATCAAACTGACCCCGGCCGCGTTCGTGCTCTACTTCCTGGTGCGCCGCGACTACAAGGCCGCGATCACCGCCGCCGCCACCGGCGCGACGGTCACCGCGCTGGCCTTCGCGGTGCTGCCGCGCGAATCGTTCGAGTACTGGTTCGGCGGCGGCAATATGTCCGGACTGTCCGGTTCGGTGTTCCACACCAACCAGTCCATCCAGGGTGTGCTGGCCCGCTTCGGCATCTCCGGTATCGCCTTCACCGCACTGTGGCTGGTGCTGGCCGCGCTGGCGTTGGCGGTGGTGTACGCGATCATGCGCAAGGTCGCCGATATCGCGCCGCTGGCGCTGTTCGCCAACGCGCTGCTGGCCGTGCTGGTGTCGCCGATCTCGTGGTCGCATCACTGGGTGTGGGTTGCGCCCGGCATGCTGATCCTGGTGGGGTACGCGGGCATGTTGCCGCGCCGGGTGTCGATCGCCTGCTATCTGGTGGCGGCCGCGGCGGCCTGGGTGTTCTACATCGCTCCGCACGAGCGAGTCCCGCAGGGCGACGATCGCGAACTCGGCTGGTCCATCGGCCAGCACCTCGTCGGCGATGCCTACGTGTGGGCGGCATTGCTGCTGCTGGGGTGGATCGCGCTGGCCAGCCGGGCGCGGGGTGCGACGCCGGAGCCGGAGGCGGTCGCCGAGGCCGACGAGGTGGTGGTCGCGCCGACGCTGCGGTGA
- a CDS encoding flavin-containing monooxygenase: MTTQHIETLIIGAGQAGLSTGSALRRRQRPFLIVDRNDRIGDNWRCHYDSLRLYSPAKYDGLSGLPFPSADPWSYPGKDEVADYLERYAVHWDLPVRLRTGVDRLTARPGGGFVARLGTDTITCDNVVIATGTFGRTPAIPDFATELDPAITQLHSSRYRRPDQLAPGPVLVVGASHSGTDIAYELARTHRTILCGRDCGQIPVRWDTSAIKLALPVLVFMWRHVLTRRTPIGRKMMREIRFHGGPMLRVKRSDLDERGVRRITARMRGVRNGRPELDDGTVLDVRNIVWATGFRQVFDWIDLPIFDADGWPKEYRGVVADAPGLFFCGLSFQYAFSSMVFPGVGRDAEYVARRIAARAEELAVPAAAA, from the coding sequence ATGACCACCCAGCACATCGAGACTCTCATCATCGGGGCCGGACAGGCCGGACTGTCGACGGGCAGCGCGCTGCGGCGGCGACAGCGACCGTTCCTGATCGTCGACCGCAATGACCGCATCGGCGACAACTGGCGCTGCCATTACGATTCGCTGCGGCTGTACTCGCCGGCGAAATACGACGGGCTATCGGGCCTACCGTTCCCGTCGGCCGACCCGTGGAGCTACCCGGGTAAGGACGAGGTCGCCGACTACCTGGAGCGCTACGCGGTGCACTGGGATCTGCCGGTACGCCTGCGCACCGGCGTCGACCGGCTCACCGCCCGCCCGGGCGGCGGATTCGTGGCACGGCTCGGTACCGACACCATCACCTGCGACAACGTCGTCATCGCGACGGGCACCTTCGGCCGCACGCCCGCCATCCCCGATTTCGCCACCGAGTTGGATCCGGCGATCACCCAACTGCATTCGAGCCGGTACCGCAGGCCGGATCAACTGGCACCCGGCCCCGTGCTGGTGGTCGGTGCGTCCCATTCCGGCACCGACATCGCCTACGAACTGGCGCGCACCCACCGAACCATCCTCTGCGGCCGCGATTGCGGGCAGATTCCGGTGCGCTGGGACACCAGCGCCATCAAGCTCGCGTTGCCGGTGCTGGTGTTCATGTGGCGGCATGTGCTCACCCGCCGTACTCCGATCGGCCGGAAGATGATGCGGGAGATCCGCTTCCACGGCGGTCCGATGTTGCGGGTGAAGCGGTCCGATCTGGACGAGCGCGGGGTCCGCCGAATCACCGCGCGGATGCGGGGAGTTCGCAACGGGCGTCCGGAACTCGACGACGGCACGGTGCTCGACGTGCGGAACATCGTGTGGGCGACGGGGTTCCGTCAGGTGTTCGACTGGATCGACCTGCCCATTTTCGACGCGGACGGCTGGCCGAAGGAATACCGTGGCGTGGTCGCCGACGCGCCGGGCCTGTTCTTCTGCGGGTTGAGTTTCCAGTACGCGTTTTCCTCGATGGTATTTCCCGGGGTCGGCCGGGACGCGGAGTACGTGGCACGGCGGATCGCCGCGCGGGCGGAGGAACTCGCCGTGCCCGCGGCCGCCGCATGA
- a CDS encoding type II toxin-antitoxin system VapC family toxin, giving the protein MSGTLVLDCEGLSKLILRTPELTEWLTAAEAEDFRVIISSVTLVEARHPKTNQARFDYAVSRVNVVPPDEVIARRASKLLAAAGLHGHKYALDAIVAATALTAPAPATILTSDPDDLQTLCGSGVRVIKI; this is encoded by the coding sequence GTGAGCGGCACTCTCGTCCTCGACTGTGAAGGCTTGTCCAAGCTCATACTTCGTACGCCCGAGCTGACCGAGTGGCTGACAGCCGCAGAAGCCGAGGACTTCCGCGTCATCATCAGTTCGGTAACCCTCGTCGAGGCGCGACACCCGAAAACCAACCAGGCACGTTTCGATTACGCCGTTTCCCGAGTCAACGTGGTGCCGCCGGACGAAGTGATCGCCCGCCGTGCGAGCAAGCTTCTCGCCGCCGCCGGCTTACACGGCCACAAGTACGCCTTGGACGCGATCGTGGCAGCCACCGCGCTCACCGCGCCTGCTCCGGCTACCATTCTGACCTCGGATCCGGATGACCTCCAGACACTCTGCGGTTCAGGCGTCCGTGTCATCAAGATCTGA
- a CDS encoding LuxR family transcriptional regulator → MGVIDSLRQAREAYERREWVAAFQALSESDADALRGDDFARLAAAGYLTGHTNDSIQAMQRAYRMHLDDGNRLAAVRCAFWLAQTLLMTGESAVAGGWVGRAQRLLDEVPGDVVERGYVLVSVMLRHVFAGEFPAAAECADRITGYGHRFGDPDLTAMGLSVQGRLTLYRGDVRAGLALMDEAMACIAAGGVSTMFAGHIYCSMIEACQEIADFGRAEQWTMALTSWCADQPGLVLFTGQCAVHRGQLMRLHGAYDAALEEFELAVHRYLAAETTSAAGLALAERGDVLRIRGEFAGAEAAYAEAIGFGHDPQPGPALLWLVRGRGSAAVRAMRGLLARTPDPVHRCRVLPAAIEVLLAARETDDAAALCAELTEIAASSGCASLRAMAARAAGCVAIAQGDCAEAVTQLRRAVRGWTELGAPYETARCRVDLGRGLRGLGDEDSARSEFAAARRVFAELGAGPAERDVAALLRPSAPGGLSAREIEVLRLVAIGRSNPEIAAALVLSEKTVARHLSNIFAKLDVTSRTAAAAFAYEHDLA, encoded by the coding sequence ATGGGCGTGATCGACAGTTTGCGGCAGGCGCGTGAGGCCTACGAGCGACGCGAATGGGTGGCGGCCTTCCAGGCGCTGTCCGAGTCGGACGCCGATGCCCTGCGCGGCGATGATTTCGCGCGCCTGGCCGCCGCCGGCTACCTGACCGGCCACACCAACGACAGCATCCAGGCCATGCAGCGCGCCTACCGGATGCATCTGGACGACGGCAATCGGCTCGCCGCCGTCCGGTGCGCCTTCTGGCTGGCCCAGACCCTGCTGATGACGGGCGAATCCGCGGTGGCGGGCGGCTGGGTGGGCCGGGCGCAGCGGTTGCTCGACGAGGTGCCCGGCGATGTGGTCGAACGCGGCTACGTCCTGGTCTCGGTCATGCTCCGCCACGTCTTCGCCGGTGAGTTTCCCGCCGCGGCCGAATGCGCCGACCGGATCACCGGCTACGGGCACCGCTTCGGCGACCCGGACCTGACCGCCATGGGACTGTCGGTCCAGGGCAGGCTGACGCTCTATCGCGGCGACGTGCGCGCGGGGCTCGCGCTGATGGACGAGGCCATGGCCTGCATCGCCGCCGGGGGCGTGTCGACGATGTTCGCCGGCCACATCTACTGCTCGATGATCGAGGCCTGCCAGGAGATCGCCGACTTCGGCCGCGCCGAGCAATGGACGATGGCGCTGACGTCCTGGTGCGCCGACCAGCCCGGCCTGGTGCTGTTCACCGGCCAGTGCGCGGTGCATCGTGGCCAGCTGATGCGCCTGCACGGCGCCTACGACGCCGCACTGGAGGAATTCGAGCTGGCCGTGCACCGCTACCTCGCCGCCGAGACCACCTCGGCTGCCGGGTTGGCGCTGGCCGAGCGCGGTGACGTGTTGCGCATCCGGGGCGAATTCGCCGGCGCCGAGGCCGCCTACGCCGAGGCGATCGGCTTCGGCCACGATCCGCAGCCCGGCCCGGCCCTGCTGTGGCTGGTTCGGGGCCGCGGTTCGGCGGCGGTGCGCGCGATGCGCGGGCTGCTCGCGCGCACACCGGACCCGGTGCATCGCTGCCGGGTGTTGCCTGCCGCGATCGAGGTGCTGCTGGCGGCGCGGGAGACCGACGACGCCGCCGCGCTCTGCGCCGAGCTGACCGAGATCGCCGCGAGCTCCGGATGCGCCTCGTTGCGTGCGATGGCGGCGCGGGCCGCGGGGTGTGTCGCGATCGCACAGGGCGACTGCGCCGAGGCGGTGACCCAGCTGCGTCGTGCCGTGCGTGGGTGGACTGAACTCGGGGCGCCCTATGAGACCGCACGGTGCCGGGTCGACCTCGGGCGGGGGCTGCGCGGGCTGGGGGATGAGGACTCGGCGCGCTCGGAGTTCGCCGCGGCCCGCCGCGTCTTCGCCGAACTCGGCGCCGGGCCCGCCGAGCGTGACGTCGCGGCGCTGCTGCGGCCCAGCGCGCCCGGCGGGCTGTCGGCCCGCGAAATCGAGGTGCTGCGCCTGGTGGCGATCGGCCGCAGCAACCCCGAGATCGCGGCGGCGCTCGTGCTGAGCGAGAAGACGGTGGCGCGGCACCTGTCCAATATCTTCGCCAAGCTCGACGTCACCTCGCGCACCGCCGCGGCCGCCTTCGCCTACGAGCACGACCTCGCCTGA
- a CDS encoding phosphotransferase family protein — MSVAQPVGVDREVVDFGVVGKWMTEQGLPDGEFEGVTELGGGTQNIMLRFTRGGRDYVLRRGPKHLRAKSNEVIRREARLLGALGDTEVKAPRMIAACTDESVLGAVFYLMEPITGFNPQNELPELHAGDPEVRRQMGLSAVEAIARLGSLDYQALGLADYGKPEGFLERQVPRWMGELESYSTNEGYPGPDIPGVERVGEWLDRNRPAQWAPGILHGDCHLANMMFSYDGPEVAAMVDWEMSTIGDPLLDLGWQIATRPMPGTTGAALVGKLGAVGGLPTPEEMVAHYAKFSERDLSAVTWYTVLACFKLGIVLEGTHARAFAGKAPKQVGDFLHAITLELFERAQGLME, encoded by the coding sequence ATGTCTGTTGCGCAACCGGTAGGTGTGGACCGCGAGGTCGTCGATTTCGGTGTGGTCGGCAAGTGGATGACCGAACAGGGTCTGCCCGACGGTGAATTCGAGGGAGTCACCGAACTCGGCGGCGGCACCCAGAACATCATGCTGCGGTTCACCCGCGGTGGGCGTGACTACGTGCTGCGGCGGGGGCCGAAGCATCTGCGCGCCAAAAGCAACGAGGTCATCCGGCGTGAGGCCCGGCTGCTCGGCGCGCTGGGCGACACCGAGGTGAAGGCACCCCGGATGATCGCGGCCTGCACCGACGAATCGGTGCTCGGCGCGGTCTTCTACCTGATGGAGCCGATCACCGGCTTCAACCCGCAGAACGAACTGCCCGAGCTGCATGCCGGCGATCCGGAGGTCCGGCGGCAGATGGGGCTGTCGGCCGTCGAAGCGATCGCTCGCCTCGGCTCGCTCGACTACCAGGCGCTCGGCCTCGCCGACTACGGCAAGCCGGAAGGCTTCCTGGAACGCCAGGTTCCGCGGTGGATGGGCGAACTCGAGTCCTACTCCACCAACGAGGGCTACCCCGGCCCCGACATCCCCGGCGTCGAGCGGGTGGGGGAGTGGCTGGACCGCAATCGTCCGGCCCAGTGGGCCCCGGGCATTCTGCACGGCGACTGCCACCTGGCCAACATGATGTTCTCCTACGACGGGCCCGAGGTCGCCGCCATGGTCGACTGGGAGATGTCGACCATCGGCGATCCGCTGCTGGATCTGGGCTGGCAGATCGCCACCCGGCCGATGCCGGGCACCACCGGTGCGGCGCTGGTCGGCAAGCTCGGCGCGGTCGGCGGGCTGCCCACCCCGGAGGAGATGGTCGCCCACTACGCGAAGTTCTCCGAACGCGATCTGAGCGCGGTCACCTGGTACACCGTGCTGGCCTGCTTCAAGCTCGGCATCGTCCTCGAGGGCACGCACGCGCGGGCCTTCGCGGGCAAGGCGCCCAAGCAGGTCGGTGATTTCCTGCACGCCATCACCCTGGAACTGTTCGAGCGCGCGCAGGGCCTGATGGAGTGA
- a CDS encoding DinB family protein translates to MPIEPDVKDWTWVLERPCPECGFDATAVSYADIPDRARECAARLRDALGRADVAVRPDEHTWSALEYAAHVRDVCRVFAYRVAVAAAAPAMDPGVAAFNPAVTMVDGLPQFANWDQDAAALAGNYRDLDPAVLGAELAVAADAVAEVIAAVPAGDRDRRVRRGGGSTFTVETLAQYFLHDLVHHVHDVGC, encoded by the coding sequence ATGCCTATCGAGCCCGATGTGAAGGACTGGACCTGGGTGCTGGAGCGGCCCTGTCCGGAATGTGGATTCGACGCCACGGCGGTGTCCTATGCGGACATCCCTGATCGGGCTCGCGAGTGCGCGGCTCGGCTGCGGGACGCCTTGGGGCGCGCCGACGTCGCCGTCCGGCCGGATGAGCACACCTGGTCCGCACTCGAATACGCCGCGCACGTGCGCGACGTCTGCCGGGTCTTCGCGTATCGGGTGGCCGTGGCCGCCGCGGCGCCCGCCATGGATCCGGGTGTGGCCGCCTTCAATCCGGCCGTCACGATGGTGGACGGGCTGCCGCAGTTCGCCAACTGGGATCAGGACGCGGCCGCACTCGCCGGGAACTACCGCGACCTGGATCCCGCGGTGCTCGGCGCGGAGCTGGCGGTGGCCGCCGATGCCGTGGCCGAGGTGATCGCGGCGGTGCCGGCCGGTGATCGCGATCGCCGGGTGCGGCGCGGCGGCGGCTCGACCTTCACCGTGGAAACGCTGGCGCAGTACTTCCTGCACGACCTCGTGCACCACGTCCACGACGTCGGCTGCTGA
- a CDS encoding DUF3145 domain-containing protein encodes MRASSQFADATAGVVYIHSSPAALCPHIEWALASALGAPATLRWTAQPAAAGQLRATSDWVGPVGTAARIAQALRSWPVLRFEVTEDPSEGVDGERYSFVPTLGLWHGSTSANGDVTIGEMRLRVMLQTARELDKYSGYDLAAELDRALGTAWDEDLEVYRGGSEGAEVTWLRRDVG; translated from the coding sequence GTGCGCGCATCGAGTCAGTTCGCGGATGCGACGGCGGGTGTGGTCTACATCCACTCGTCGCCTGCCGCGCTGTGCCCGCACATCGAGTGGGCCCTCGCCTCTGCTCTCGGAGCCCCCGCCACACTGCGCTGGACCGCCCAGCCGGCCGCCGCCGGCCAACTGCGGGCAACCAGCGACTGGGTCGGCCCCGTCGGCACCGCCGCGCGCATCGCCCAAGCCCTCCGCTCCTGGCCCGTGCTGCGCTTCGAGGTCACCGAGGACCCCAGCGAAGGCGTCGACGGTGAGCGCTACAGCTTCGTCCCCACCCTCGGCCTCTGGCACGGATCCACCAGCGCCAACGGCGATGTCACCATCGGCGAGATGCGCCTGCGCGTGATGCTGCAAACCGCACGCGAACTCGACAAGTACTCCGGCTACGACCTCGCCGCCGAACTCGACCGCGCCCTCGGCACCGCCTGGGACGAAGACCTCGAGGTCTACCGCGGTGGCAGCGAAGGCGCCGAGGTCACCTGGTTGCGCCGCGACGTGGGGTAG
- a CDS encoding serine hydrolase domain-containing protein: MSEQPTIHGDVAAGFGPVADAFRRNFAQHGEIGAAVAIYDGDRPVVDLWAGFRDRERVLPWERDTIVPVFSSTKGMAAFALAVAVSRGLLDYEQPVAKYWPEFAANGKDAITVRQLIDHQAGLSGLDRPVKAAQVADLEGLAEILAAQKPAWRPGTRHGYHALTLGLYQGELLRRVDPRGRTIGRFFADELATPLGLDFFIGLPAEQSLDRVAILSSTKGLDILRYERDIPLRIGAEVYTKRGLSYAALTNPRFGAPARATRREFLDLGVASHGGVGSARALASIYGAAAGRTGALPIDDAVLDRLAAADTADDVPADDLVLHTKSRYHLGFRKSRGAFRFGSDKRAYGTTGLGGSFGFADPSTGFGFGYVMNRLGMAVLDDVRSRNLREALLRCVG; the protein is encoded by the coding sequence ATGAGTGAGCAGCCCACGATCCACGGCGACGTGGCGGCCGGTTTCGGCCCCGTCGCCGACGCTTTCCGCCGCAACTTCGCCCAGCACGGCGAGATCGGCGCCGCCGTCGCGATCTACGACGGCGATCGCCCGGTGGTGGATCTGTGGGCCGGCTTCCGCGACCGCGAACGGGTGCTGCCGTGGGAGCGCGACACCATCGTGCCGGTGTTCTCCTCGACCAAGGGCATGGCGGCGTTCGCGCTGGCGGTGGCGGTGTCGCGGGGTCTGCTCGATTACGAACAGCCGGTGGCGAAGTACTGGCCCGAATTCGCGGCCAACGGCAAGGACGCGATCACGGTGCGTCAGCTGATCGACCATCAGGCCGGCCTGTCGGGACTCGATCGCCCCGTGAAGGCCGCCCAGGTGGCCGATCTCGAGGGGCTCGCCGAGATCCTGGCCGCGCAGAAACCCGCGTGGCGGCCCGGCACCCGGCACGGTTATCACGCGCTGACTCTCGGCCTCTACCAAGGCGAACTGCTGCGCCGCGTGGACCCTCGAGGCCGCACCATCGGCCGGTTCTTCGCCGACGAACTCGCGACCCCGCTGGGCCTGGACTTCTTCATCGGCCTGCCCGCCGAACAGAGCCTCGACCGGGTCGCCATCCTTTCCTCGACCAAAGGCCTCGACATCCTGCGCTACGAACGCGATATCCCGCTGCGCATCGGCGCCGAGGTCTACACCAAGCGCGGCCTGTCCTATGCGGCGCTGACCAATCCGCGCTTCGGCGCCCCGGCCCGCGCCACCCGGCGGGAATTCCTCGACCTCGGCGTGGCCAGTCACGGCGGTGTCGGTTCGGCCCGCGCCCTGGCCTCGATCTACGGCGCCGCCGCGGGCCGCACCGGCGCACTGCCCATCGACGACGCGGTGCTGGACCGGCTGGCCGCCGCCGACACCGCCGACGATGTCCCCGCCGATGATCTGGTGCTGCACACCAAGAGCCGCTACCATCTGGGCTTCCGCAAATCGCGCGGCGCCTTCCGCTTCGGCTCCGACAAGCGCGCCTACGGCACCACCGGCCTCGGCGGCTCCTTCGGATTCGCCGACCCCAGCACCGGATTCGGCTTCGGCTACGTCATGAACCGCCTCGGCATGGCGGTGCTGGACGACGTCCGCAGCCGGAATCTACGCGAGGCACTTCTGCGCTGCGTCGGCTGA
- a CDS encoding serine hydrolase domain-containing protein, which produces MRALEQISDWPVRHAAAAVVFDDGQTAVAGDTGRVFRLASVTKPLAAYAVLIAIEEGAIELDQPAGPPGSTVRHLLAHTSGLAFDTTDVMAEPGQRRIYSSSGFEVLADFVAEQTGIAFDDYLRDAVFTPLGMTSSVLDGSAGHACRSSVDDLLRFAAELLHPQLISAETHAEATTVQFPGRNGVLPGFGSQRPNDWGLGFEIRDGKSPHWTGSANSPRTYGHFGQSGTFLWVDPEVGLACLALSDENFGDWARAVWPPFSDAVIAEATRRSNSSAK; this is translated from the coding sequence GTGCGTGCACTCGAGCAGATCAGCGATTGGCCGGTACGGCATGCGGCGGCCGCCGTGGTATTCGACGACGGGCAGACCGCCGTCGCGGGCGATACCGGCCGGGTCTTCCGCTTGGCGTCGGTGACCAAACCCCTGGCCGCCTACGCGGTGCTGATCGCGATCGAGGAAGGCGCGATCGAACTCGATCAACCCGCCGGTCCGCCGGGCTCGACGGTGCGGCACCTGCTCGCGCACACCTCCGGGCTGGCCTTCGACACCACCGATGTGATGGCCGAACCCGGGCAACGGCGCATCTACTCCAGTTCCGGCTTCGAAGTGCTGGCCGATTTCGTGGCGGAGCAGACCGGCATCGCCTTCGACGACTACCTGCGCGACGCCGTCTTCACCCCGCTCGGCATGACGTCGTCGGTGCTGGACGGATCCGCCGGTCACGCCTGCCGTTCCAGCGTGGACGATCTGCTGCGCTTCGCCGCGGAACTGCTGCATCCGCAGCTGATCTCGGCCGAGACCCACGCCGAGGCGACGACCGTCCAGTTTCCCGGCCGCAATGGTGTGCTGCCCGGCTTCGGATCTCAGCGCCCCAACGACTGGGGACTCGGATTCGAAATCCGCGATGGGAAGTCCCCGCATTGGACCGGTTCGGCGAATTCGCCGCGAACCTACGGCCATTTCGGGCAATCCGGCACATTTTTGTGGGTCGACCCGGAAGTCGGCTTGGCGTGTCTCGCCTTGAGCGACGAGAATTTCGGCGATTGGGCACGAGCGGTGTGGCCGCCGTTCAGCGATGCGGTGATCGCGGAGGCGACACGCCGAAGCAACTCGTCCGCTAAGTAA
- a CDS encoding alpha/beta hydrolase family protein: MILVGLAALLLGGTGQAGVSSAQNPEAVQQIAAPPSYTGTVDNSADCRREYRTRGFEPADGRRHPLFLYFVGTNFGKDPEADIRDNIPAANAVTEAMARRGFVALMVDYDNTVLALLSDHRNQTRCLFAPHEPRSLLRVACALETVDCDLGIATWGHSQGGAVAHLAPNHDPRVRAVWTTGYGGDMPSVLPVNRLRVLAGENENNGKPEVLNKAAGFTPQECPDDGRSQCLRADGSGWIIVRKADVQTTADHCWFYRFTCSSAETFLEPSWTDRGSTKAYAIEPNAEWVAKVVRSPESAPMPR, from the coding sequence GTGATCCTCGTGGGGCTGGCCGCGCTGCTTCTCGGCGGCACCGGGCAGGCCGGGGTGTCCTCGGCGCAGAACCCGGAAGCGGTGCAGCAGATCGCAGCTCCGCCCAGCTACACCGGGACCGTGGACAACAGTGCCGATTGCCGGCGGGAGTACCGGACGCGGGGCTTCGAACCGGCGGACGGGCGGCGTCATCCGTTGTTCCTGTACTTCGTCGGCACCAACTTCGGCAAGGACCCCGAAGCCGACATCCGGGACAACATTCCCGCCGCGAACGCCGTGACCGAGGCGATGGCGCGCCGCGGCTTCGTCGCGCTCATGGTCGACTACGACAACACCGTGCTCGCCCTGCTCAGCGACCACCGCAACCAGACCCGCTGCCTGTTCGCCCCGCACGAACCGCGCAGCCTGCTGAGGGTGGCCTGCGCGCTGGAGACCGTCGACTGCGATCTCGGAATCGCGACATGGGGGCACAGCCAGGGCGGTGCCGTCGCCCACCTGGCCCCCAATCACGACCCGCGGGTCCGCGCGGTGTGGACCACCGGCTACGGCGGCGACATGCCCTCGGTGCTGCCGGTCAACCGCCTGCGGGTGCTGGCCGGTGAGAACGAGAACAACGGCAAACCCGAGGTCCTGAACAAGGCCGCCGGTTTCACCCCGCAGGAGTGCCCCGACGATGGCCGCAGCCAGTGCCTGCGCGCCGACGGCAGCGGCTGGATCATCGTCCGCAAGGCCGACGTCCAGACCACCGCCGACCACTGCTGGTTCTACCGCTTCACCTGCAGCTCCGCCGAAACCTTCCTCGAACCGAGCTGGACCGATCGTGGATCGACCAAGGCGTACGCGATCGAACCGAATGCCGAGTGGGTGGCGAAGGTCGTGCGTTCGCCGGAGTCGGCACCGATGCCAAGGTAA
- a CDS encoding NDMA-dependent alcohol dehydrogenase, with protein MKTKGAILWGIDEPWSVEEIEIGDPVAGEVQIRMETAGMCHSDHHIVTGATPMPSFPVMGGHEGAGVITKLGPGVPSDLQVGDHVILSFIPACGRCPACVAGNMALCDLGAGLLLGQAISDGTYRIQARGENVIPMCLLGTFSPYMTVHHTSVVKIDPSIPFEVACLVGCGVPTGFGSSTHVANVMPGETVVIAGIGGVGMSALQGAVLSGASKVVAIDPNPWKREQAQKFGATHTYASMAEAIMPLMDATEGRMAEKVILTMGEMHGDYIEEGLILTAKAGTLVVTSMGRMDAGEVKMNSFLLSMLQKTVKGCIFGGGNARQDAPRLLALYKSGQLNLDDMVTRTYSLEEINQGYQDMLDGKNIRGIIKYTDADR; from the coding sequence ATGAAGACGAAGGGCGCGATCCTGTGGGGGATCGATGAGCCGTGGTCGGTGGAAGAGATCGAGATCGGCGACCCGGTCGCCGGCGAGGTGCAGATCCGCATGGAGACCGCGGGCATGTGCCATTCGGACCACCACATCGTCACCGGCGCGACGCCGATGCCGAGCTTCCCCGTCATGGGCGGCCACGAAGGCGCGGGCGTGATCACCAAACTCGGCCCCGGCGTGCCGAGCGACCTCCAGGTCGGCGACCACGTCATCCTGTCGTTCATCCCGGCCTGTGGTCGCTGTCCGGCCTGCGTCGCGGGCAATATGGCGCTGTGCGACCTCGGCGCGGGCCTGCTGCTCGGCCAGGCCATCAGCGACGGCACCTACCGCATCCAGGCCCGGGGCGAGAACGTCATCCCGATGTGCCTGCTCGGCACCTTCTCGCCGTACATGACCGTGCACCACACCTCGGTCGTCAAGATCGACCCGTCGATTCCGTTCGAGGTCGCCTGCCTGGTCGGCTGTGGTGTGCCCACCGGCTTCGGCTCCTCCACCCACGTCGCCAATGTCATGCCTGGTGAAACGGTCGTCATCGCGGGCATCGGCGGCGTCGGCATGAGCGCCCTGCAGGGCGCGGTGCTCTCGGGCGCCTCCAAAGTCGTTGCCATCGACCCCAACCCGTGGAAGCGGGAGCAGGCGCAGAAGTTCGGCGCCACCCACACCTATGCCAGCATGGCCGAGGCCATCATGCCGCTGATGGACGCCACCGAAGGCCGGATGGCCGAGAAGGTCATCCTCACCATGGGCGAAATGCACGGCGACTACATCGAAGAGGGCCTGATCCTCACCGCCAAGGCCGGCACGCTGGTCGTCACCTCGATGGGCCGGATGGACGCGGGCGAGGTGAAGATGAACAGCTTCCTGCTGTCGATGCTGCAGAAGACGGTGAAGGGCTGCATCTTCGGCGGCGGCAACGCCCGCCAGGACGCCCCGCGCCTGCTCGCGCTGTACAAGTCCGGCCAGCTCAACCTGGACGACATGGTGACCCGCACCTACTCCCTGGAAGAGATCAACCAGGGCTACCAGGACATGCTGGACGGCAAGAACATCCGCGGCATCATCAAATACACCGACGCTGATCGCTGA